From Acidovorax sp. 1608163:
GTTGAACTGCGCTGACATGCTGGCCATGGTCTGGTTCAGCTGCTGGATGCCTGTCACGGTGTTGATCTGCGCCATTTGCGATGTCATCTGGGCGTTGTCCAGAGGGTTCATCGGGTCCTGGTTGTTGAGCTGCGCCACCAGCAGCTTGAGGAACCGGTCCTGCGCTGCATTGGGGTCGGTGTTGGGGTCTGCCACGCTGGTGGTCGAGCTGGACGTACCACTGGTGGACGAGGTCGATGTGGTGGCTTTGGTCGAACTGAGGATCATGCTGAAGTCTCCTGGGGCTTACTGGCCCATTTGCAGGGTTTTGAGGAGCAGCGACTTGGCCGTGTTCATGACCTCGACGTTGTTCTGGTACGAGCGCGAGGCGGAAATCATGTTCACCATTTCCTCCACCGCGTTCACGTTGGAATGCGTCACATAGCCCTGCTCGTCGGCCGAGGGGTGTGAGGGGTCATGCACCTTGCGGCCTGGCGCATCGCTTTCCTTGATGGAGGTCACTTTCACGCCTGCAGCGGCGTCGGAGCCCATGGGGGCGGTTTGAAACACCACCTGGCGCGCCTTGTACGCCTTGCCATCGGGGCCCGCCACCGCATCGACGTTGGCCAGGTTGCTGGCCACGACGTTCAGGCGCTGTGACTGCGCGCTGATGGCGCTGCTGGACACATTGAAGATGGAGAACATGGACATGGGGCGTCTCGCTTTCTGCGCTGGCTTACTGGCCCTGGATGGCGCTGAGCATGGTTTTGGCGTTGCCGTTGATGAAGCGCAGCGTGGCCTCGTAGCGCACGGCGTTGTCCACGAAGTTCGAGCGCTCGCGGTCCAGGTCCACCGAGTTGTTGTCCAGCGCGGGCTGGGTCTGCACGGCATAGCCCAGCTTGCTGGGGCCTGAGAGTGTGGATGCCGAGCCCGAACCTGTGGTGGTGGCTTGAAAATGCCGGGGGTCTGACGTGGCGGTGCTCACGGCGGGGCCTGTGCCACCAGTGGCCAGGTTCTTCACGACGCTGCTGGCACCCGATTCAGTGGCTTCGCGCAGGGTTTTGGCAAAGTCGAAATCCCGCGACACGTAGCCGGGGGTGTCTGCGTTGGCAATGTTGCTGGCGATGATGCGCTGGCGCTCGGCGCGCAGTATCAGCGCGTTGCCTTGAAATCCCAGCTGGTTGGTCATCTTGTCAAGCATGGTTGCCTCACATCCTGTATCGCTTGCCGCCACGGCCCGGTGCGGGTTTTGGCGTGGTTCGATTATGGAAATGGCGGTTTTTTTCTAAAGCCCGAAGAACGCGGAAATGGCTGGGCAGTTTCGGGCTTTGCCTTGGGGCTTGGCGGCCTATAGTGAATGCGTTGGAATGGCCCGCAGGCCTGGGTGCTGTACCCAGAGCCCTGCTGCGCTGGCGGTGCTCCCTGGCAACCGTGCGCGGGCCCTTCAGGCGGACGGCGTGGCGCTGTCCGTCCCACCGCGCCGCGGTTTGTCGGCGCTTTTACCGGAGAGCGCACCATGCCTTCCCTTTCATCCCTGCGCAGCGTTGGCCTAGCCCTCATGGCACTTTGGGGGGTATTGGCCGTGGGCGCCGCCCAGGCCCAGGCGGTGGCTGACCCCGCCGCCGAGCTGGGCAACCTGACCCAGCACTGGCTGGACGACGCCTTGGCCCGCAACCAGGCGGCAGGCGCCACGCTGCGCATGGAGGTGAGCGTGGGCGCGCTGGACAGCCGCTTGAACCTGGCCCCCTGTGCCCGGGTGGAGCCGTATTTGCCTGCAGGCTCGCGCCTGTGGGGGCGCACCCGGCTGGGGCTGCGGTGCGTCGAGGGGCGTTCGCCCTGGAATGTGTTCTTGCCCGTCACCATCAAGGCTTGGGGCCCCGCCTGGGTGCTGACCGGCAACGTGGCGCCCGGCGCCGTGCTGACTGCCAACGACGCCACGCAAGCCGAGGTGGACTGGGCGGCCGACCCCGCCCCGGTGGTGGCCAACCCTGAGGCCTGGGTGGGCCAGACTGCCTCGCGCCAGTTGATGGCCGGGCAGGCCTTGCGCCAATCCATGGTCAAGGCGCCCAGCATTTTCCGCGCAGGTGCACAGGTGCGTGTTTCTGCCCAGGGGCCGGGTTATGCTGTGGTCTCTGCAGGGCAAGCGTTGTCCGCAGGCACCGTCGGGCAGACTGTGCGCGTCAGAATGGACAATGGTCGCGTAGTGAGCGGCATTGTGGCTGAAGATGGAACAGTGACCATCACTCTTTGAGGATTTGCCCGCACAAATAGCTAAAGTCCGCCCAAAACGGGTCGAAAACATTGCTACTGAGCCCCACATCACACGGGGTGGTGGAGAGAGCGATGAAGATAGGTCAAAAACCGGAACTCCCGGGCGCATTGGCGCAGACGGGGCTTGCCAAGCAAGCCAAAAGTCCAGCCCCTGCTGCGGAAGGGGTGGCAAAAGGCGCTGCTGCTGCGCAAGCCGCCGGTGTGCCTGTCACTGTGTCCAGCTCGGCCCGCGCCCTGGAGCAGCCTGGTCGCACCACCAGCGATTTTGACGCCAAGCGCGTGAGCGAAGTGCGTGCTGCCATCAATAACGGCACTTTTTCGGTGGATGCGGATGCGATTGCGGACAAATTGCTGTCCAATGCGCAAGAAATCTTTTCTCGCGCCCGCGGATAAACGCCTGATCCCAGGCTTTGTCTAGCGCACCACCACCATGTCGTTAGAAGAAGCCCTCACCACGGTAGAGCAACACATCGAAAAGGT
This genomic window contains:
- the flgC gene encoding flagellar basal body rod protein FlgC, with product MSMFSIFNVSSSAISAQSQRLNVVASNLANVDAVAGPDGKAYKARQVVFQTAPMGSDAAAGVKVTSIKESDAPGRKVHDPSHPSADEQGYVTHSNVNAVEEMVNMISASRSYQNNVEVMNTAKSLLLKTLQMGQ
- the flgB gene encoding flagellar basal body rod protein FlgB, which gives rise to MLDKMTNQLGFQGNALILRAERQRIIASNIANADTPGYVSRDFDFAKTLREATESGASSVVKNLATGGTGPAVSTATSDPRHFQATTTGSGSASTLSGPSKLGYAVQTQPALDNNSVDLDRERSNFVDNAVRYEATLRFINGNAKTMLSAIQGQ
- the flgA gene encoding flagellar basal body P-ring formation chaperone FlgA — encoded protein: MPSLSSLRSVGLALMALWGVLAVGAAQAQAVADPAAELGNLTQHWLDDALARNQAAGATLRMEVSVGALDSRLNLAPCARVEPYLPAGSRLWGRTRLGLRCVEGRSPWNVFLPVTIKAWGPAWVLTGNVAPGAVLTANDATQAEVDWAADPAPVVANPEAWVGQTASRQLMAGQALRQSMVKAPSIFRAGAQVRVSAQGPGYAVVSAGQALSAGTVGQTVRVRMDNGRVVSGIVAEDGTVTITL
- the flgM gene encoding flagellar biosynthesis anti-sigma factor FlgM — encoded protein: MKIGQKPELPGALAQTGLAKQAKSPAPAAEGVAKGAAAAQAAGVPVTVSSSARALEQPGRTTSDFDAKRVSEVRAAINNGTFSVDADAIADKLLSNAQEIFSRARG